From Carassius auratus strain Wakin chromosome 33, ASM336829v1, whole genome shotgun sequence, the proteins below share one genomic window:
- the LOC113052786 gene encoding zinc finger protein 366-like isoform X1, with the protein MDSNESECKRPEDFASRSVDLSLLPYPLPRPVMPQPRRYVPDMIDLNRLRLHRVVQVKQECPPLWPPSPPLLLRSPAPYLPSFHPSLVPFPFLLPGSIPHLSPNPFYPTEAARFRRRSQEASKAEKLNVHVDDSYYIDVGGDQKRWKCRMCEKSYTSKYNLITHILGHSGIKPHGCKLCGKLFKQLSHLHTHMLTHQGSRPHKCQVCHKAFTQTSHLKRHMMQHSDVKPYSCGVCGRGFAYPSELRAHELKHERGQENVCVECGLDFPTLAQLKRHLTAHRGPVQYDCSECGKSFQYPSQLQNHMMKHKDIRPFICSECGMEFVQSHHLKQHALTHKGVKEHKCRICGREFTLLANMKRHVLIHTNIRAYQCQLCYKSFVQKQTLKAHMIVHSDIKPYKCKLCGKEFNRMHNLMGHMHLHSDSKPFKCLYCASKFTLKGNLTRHMKVKHGIMDQGLDARVFRRRGRLCLSGPLRILSRIGQEEPFDLSQKKQMRLSQSDGGSSGREEDEDSLYRMSQDSPDPYKAREEEEDEEEEKKKPDDTHFYSDKDDEF; encoded by the exons ATGGATTCGAACGAGAGCGAATGCAAGCGTCCAGAGGACTTCGCCAGCAGAAGCGTCGACCTTTCTCTTCTTCCCTATCCTCTTCCTCGCCCCGTCATGCCTCAGCCGCGCCGATACGTCCCAGACATGATCGATCTGAACCGGCTGCGTCTCCATCGTGTCGTCCAGGTGAAGCAGGAGTGTCCTCCGCTGTGGCCTCCGTCGCCTCCGTTACTCCTGCGCTCTCCTGCTCCCTACTTGCCTTCTTTCCATCCCAGTCTGGTCCCGTTCCCGTTCCTCCTGCCCGGCTCCATCCCACACCTCTCTCCGAACCCCTTCTACCCTACAGAGGCCGCACGGTTCCGCCGCAGGAGCCAAGAAGCCAGCAAAGCCGAAAAGCTGAACGTGCACGTAGACGACAGCTACTATATAGACGTGGGCGGCGATCAGAAGCGCTGGAAGTGCCGCATGTGCGAGAAATCCTACACGTCCAAATACAACCTGATCACACACATCCTGGGCCACAGCGGCATCAAGCCGCACGGATGCAAGCTCTGCGGGAAACTCTTCAAGCAGCTGagccacctgcacacacacatgctgacgCACCAGGGCTCACGGCCGCACAAGTGCCAGGTGTGCCACAAAGCCTTCACGCAGACCAGCCACCTGAAGAGACACATGATGCAGCACAGCGACGTCAAGCCGTACAGCTGCGGCGTCTGCGGCCGGGGCTTCGCGTATCCCAGCGAGCTGCGCGCGCATGAGCTCAAGCACGAGAGAGGACAGGAGAACGTGTGTGTGGAGTGTGGACTCGACTTCCCAACGCTGGCGCAGCTCAAACGCCACCTGACAGCGCACCGCGGCCCCGTGCAGTACGACTGCAGCGAATGTGGCAAGAGCTTCCAGTATCCCAGCCAGCTGCAGAACCACATGATGAAGCACAAGGACATCCGGCCGTTCATCTGCAGCGAGTGCGGGATGGAGTTTGTCCAGTCACACCACCTCAAGCAGCATGCGCTCACGCACAAG GGAGTGAAGGAGCACAAGTGTCGCATCTGTGGCCGTGAGTTCACGCTTCTGGCGAACATGAAGCGACACGTTTTGATTCACACCAACATCCGAGCGTATCAGTGCCAGCTGTGCTACAAGAGTTTCGTCCAGAAGCAGACGCTCAAGGCTCACATGATCGTCCACTCCGACATCAAGCCCTACAAGTGCAAG CTGTGTGGAAAGGAGTTTAACAGAATGCATAATCTGATGGGCCACATGCACTTGCATTCTGACAGCAAACCCTTCAAATGTCTTTACTGCGCCAGCAAGTTCACCCTGAAGGGAAACCTGACGCGCCACATGAAGGTCAAACACGGGATCATGGACCAAGGCCTGGACGCTCGCG TCTTCAGGAGACGAGGACGGCTGTGTCTCTCCGGTCCTCTGCGGATCCTGTCCCGCATCGGTCAGGAAGAGCCCTTCGATCTGTCCCAGAAGAAGCAGATGCGTCTGTCTCAGTCTGACGGCGGGAGCTCGGGCCGAGAAGAAGACGAGGACAGTCTGTACCGAATGAGCCAGGACAGTCCTGACCCTTACAAGGCCcgagaagaggaggaggacgaggaggaagAGAAGAAGAAACCGGACGACACGCACTTCTACAGCGATAAAGACGACGAGTTCTGA
- the LOC113052786 gene encoding zinc finger protein 366-like isoform X2: MDSNESECKRPEDFASRSVDLSLLPYPLPRPVMPQPRRYVPDMIDLNRLRLHRVVQVKQECPPLWPPSPPLLLRSPAPYLPSFHPSLVPFPFLLPGSIPHLSPNPFYPTEAARFRRRSQEASKAEKLNVHVDDSYYIDVGGDQKRWKCRMCEKSYTSKYNLITHILGHSGIKPHGCKLCGKLFKQLSHLHTHMLTHQGSRPHKCQVCHKAFTQTSHLKRHMMQHSDVKPYSCGVCGRGFAYPSELRAHELKHERGQENVCVECGLDFPTLAQLKRHLTAHRGPVQYDCSECGKSFQYPSQLQNHMMKHKDIRPFICSECGMEFVQSHHLKQHALTHKGVKEHKCRICGREFTLLANMKRHVLIHTNIRAYQCQLCYKSFVQKQTLKAHMIVHSDIKPYKCKQTLQMSLLRQQVHPEGKPDAPHEGQTRDHGPRPGRSRLQETRTAVSLRSSADPVPHRSGRALRSVPEEADASVSV; encoded by the exons ATGGATTCGAACGAGAGCGAATGCAAGCGTCCAGAGGACTTCGCCAGCAGAAGCGTCGACCTTTCTCTTCTTCCCTATCCTCTTCCTCGCCCCGTCATGCCTCAGCCGCGCCGATACGTCCCAGACATGATCGATCTGAACCGGCTGCGTCTCCATCGTGTCGTCCAGGTGAAGCAGGAGTGTCCTCCGCTGTGGCCTCCGTCGCCTCCGTTACTCCTGCGCTCTCCTGCTCCCTACTTGCCTTCTTTCCATCCCAGTCTGGTCCCGTTCCCGTTCCTCCTGCCCGGCTCCATCCCACACCTCTCTCCGAACCCCTTCTACCCTACAGAGGCCGCACGGTTCCGCCGCAGGAGCCAAGAAGCCAGCAAAGCCGAAAAGCTGAACGTGCACGTAGACGACAGCTACTATATAGACGTGGGCGGCGATCAGAAGCGCTGGAAGTGCCGCATGTGCGAGAAATCCTACACGTCCAAATACAACCTGATCACACACATCCTGGGCCACAGCGGCATCAAGCCGCACGGATGCAAGCTCTGCGGGAAACTCTTCAAGCAGCTGagccacctgcacacacacatgctgacgCACCAGGGCTCACGGCCGCACAAGTGCCAGGTGTGCCACAAAGCCTTCACGCAGACCAGCCACCTGAAGAGACACATGATGCAGCACAGCGACGTCAAGCCGTACAGCTGCGGCGTCTGCGGCCGGGGCTTCGCGTATCCCAGCGAGCTGCGCGCGCATGAGCTCAAGCACGAGAGAGGACAGGAGAACGTGTGTGTGGAGTGTGGACTCGACTTCCCAACGCTGGCGCAGCTCAAACGCCACCTGACAGCGCACCGCGGCCCCGTGCAGTACGACTGCAGCGAATGTGGCAAGAGCTTCCAGTATCCCAGCCAGCTGCAGAACCACATGATGAAGCACAAGGACATCCGGCCGTTCATCTGCAGCGAGTGCGGGATGGAGTTTGTCCAGTCACACCACCTCAAGCAGCATGCGCTCACGCACAAG GGAGTGAAGGAGCACAAGTGTCGCATCTGTGGCCGTGAGTTCACGCTTCTGGCGAACATGAAGCGACACGTTTTGATTCACACCAACATCCGAGCGTATCAGTGCCAGCTGTGCTACAAGAGTTTCGTCCAGAAGCAGACGCTCAAGGCTCACATGATCGTCCACTCCGACATCAAGCCCTACAAGTGCAAG CAAACCCTTCAAATGTCTTTACTGCGCCAGCAAGTTCACCCTGAAGGGAAACCTGACGCGCCACATGAAGGTCAAACACGGGATCATGGACCAAGGCCTGGACGCTCGCG TCTTCAGGAGACGAGGACGGCTGTGTCTCTCCGGTCCTCTGCGGATCCTGTCCCGCATCGGTCAGGAAGAGCCCTTCGATCTGTCCCAGAAGAAGCAGATGCGTCTGTCTCAGTCTGA